A segment of the Bacteroides acidifaciens genome:
CAAATGGGGATTTGGTATTCAACTCCGAACCGGAAACTGCGAAGGGCGGACCGTGGTTTGATAATAAGTCCGGTGGTAATAATGCCACTTACCTGGAAGCCTCTATTACTTACAACCGTTTGTTCGGGAAACATCGCGTAGGCGGCCTGTTCCTGTATAATCAACGGGTAAAAAATGAAACATACAGGAATAAGAGTTATAAAGACAACATATCTTCTATCAAATCATTGCCGTATAAGAATCAGGGTATTGCGGGACGTCTGACTTATGATTACGATAGCCGTTACTTTATTGAGGGAAACTTCGGATATAATGGTTCCGAGAATTTCGCTGCCGGTCATCGCGTCGGTTTCTTCCCGGCTGTGGCTGTGGGATGGTATATATCCAATGAAAAGTTCTTCGCCCCGCTGACTGATGTGGTTTCCAAGTTGAAATTGAAGGCATCTGTCGGTCAGGTAGGTAATGACCAGATTGGCGGGGATGTCCGTTTTATCTATTTGGGCACTGTGGCTACCACAGGCAATTATGTATATGGTAATTATACAAAGACCGGCGGCGAGCGTGTAAATGAAGTGGCCAACCCGAATGTCGGCTGGGAGGTTTCAACTAAACAAAATTATGGTTTTGAATTGGGCTTGTTCAACAAACTGGAAATACAAGGTGACTGGTATCACGATGTGCGCGACCATATTTTTGTGCGCAACAACAATATCCCTGCTTATGTGGGTATGACTACCGTACCTATGGTAAACGTGGGTAAGATGAAAAGCTGGGGTTTTGACGGTTCGTTGGAATACCATGACAGGATAGGTCTGGTGAATGTGACCGGACGTGGAACATTTACCTACGCCAATAATGAAATTCTGCGCAACGGTGATGCCTTGAATAAATATCCGTGGATGAATTCTGTCGGTCAGAAAATATATCAGAAATTTGGTTGGGAAGCTGTGGGGCTGTTCGAGTCGCAGGAAGAAATCAACCGTAGCCCGGTTCAGTTTAGTGAAGGTAATCATAGCCGCCTGCGTCCGGGCGACATCAAATATCGTGATTTGAACGGTGACGGTGTGATTGATGATTATGACAAGATGCCTATCGGTTATTGCGATGTTCCGGAAATTACATACGGCTTTGGTGGTGCGATAGAATGGAAAGGTTTTGATGTATCTATCTTCTTCCAGGGCACGGCTCGCGTATCATTGTTTGAAGAAGGCTCTACGATAGTTCCGTTCACTTCCGGTTATAAGAACAACGACGGTTTCTTGAAAGGAGTAATGGAAGACCGTTGGACTGTGGACAATCCGAACCCGAATGCCCGTTATCCTCGTACGATACGTTCGAGTGATGCTTTGGACAATAATAACACAAAGAAATCATCTTTCTGGGTACGTAATGCTGCTTTCCTTCGTTTGAAGAATGCTGAGATAGGCTATACTTTCCCGAAAAGATGGTTGGAAAAGATGTCTATCCAGAATTTACGCTTGTATGTATCGGGAGTGAACTTGCTGACTTGGGCACCGGATGTGCACCTGTTCGACCCGGACTTGGGTTCCGGCGACGGAAGAAAGTATCCCCCGACACGTGTGTTTAATGTAGGTTTAAATATTAATTTCTAATACTAAAAGACATGTTGATAATGAAATCCAACTATATGAAACGTATTATGTTTGCGGCTGTTGCAGCCTTGACAATGTCGTCTTGTGATTCGTTCCTGGATACGTCTCCCGAAGACCTGCGTTCGCCCGACCAGATTTATGAGACTTATTCGTCTACACAGAATGCCATGTTCGGTGTCTATTCCTACATCCGTGATACATATCCTTTCGGCATGCCGGATACATACAGTACCAGTGACGTCGATGTGGCTTATACGAATGTGCATACATTCGATATGGGTGTGTGGAGTGCTTCGTCAGCGCAATACGATAAATGGTACACCTTTTATAAAGCGATCCGCGAAGCTACGTATTTTCTTCAGAATGTAGACAAATGCCCGGATCCGCGTCTGACTTATGACACTCGTGAGCAATGGAAAGCGGAGGTACGTTGTGTACGTGCTTATTACTATGCGCAGTTGATGCGTATGTACGGTCCGGTAATCCTGTTGAAAGACGAGCAGCCGGATTTCACCGGTACGGATATGTTTCGTGCACGTAACACATGGGACGAATGTGTTGAATGGATTACGGATGAATTTACTGACCTGATAGAAAATTCCGCCTTGCCTTTGAAATCGGAGGGTGAAACCTACGCCCGTATGAACAGGGGAATTGCCAAGGCTTATCTGGCGCGTATCCTCTTACAGTCGGCGAGCCCGCAATTCAATGGCAACCCGAAGTATGCCAATATCCGCAATGCGGACGGCACTCCTTTGTTTTCTGCCACGTATGATAAAAACAAATGGGAACTGGCACGTCAGGCTGCTTTGA
Coding sequences within it:
- a CDS encoding SusC/RagA family TonB-linked outer membrane protein, with translation MNGIARKLSFSLQRLGSALIIIYLFAAPFASVRASDAVTEIYQEGKKAAARKLTGKIVDKGTKETLIGASVWLKDTSVGGTTDMDGNFNINIPGGKTVTLVISYLGYATIEKEISPSANNLLIEMAPDNTVLEEVQVVGYGTQRKESVIGSISTLSVSNLKVPSASISTNLAGQLGGVVSIQRDGSPGSSAEFWIRGISTFGANKTPLILVDGVERSLDLLDPEEIESFSLLKDATATALYGVRGANGVVLVKTKRGSEGKPKISIKMEAGMVQPTKIPQMADAVDFATMYNEAAPGTYSASDIEKYRNGTDQDLYPNVNWLKSVFKKHTFNQRVTANVSGGGEIARYFISAGYYHEDGLFMTGKGDSYNGNPDYQRYNFRSNVDINLHPTTVLSLTLGGFLTKRRDASDSEGVWKSAFILNPNAFPIQYSNGYWGGEKGVTNPYWQVTRAGYVEDWQSTLNSMVSLDQDFSFITEGLKANVKFAFDTQAWHGNKYTQQDEIWHAIRRDANGDLVFNSEPETAKGGPWFDNKSGGNNATYLEASITYNRLFGKHRVGGLFLYNQRVKNETYRNKSYKDNISSIKSLPYKNQGIAGRLTYDYDSRYFIEGNFGYNGSENFAAGHRVGFFPAVAVGWYISNEKFFAPLTDVVSKLKLKASVGQVGNDQIGGDVRFIYLGTVATTGNYVYGNYTKTGGERVNEVANPNVGWEVSTKQNYGFELGLFNKLEIQGDWYHDVRDHIFVRNNNIPAYVGMTTVPMVNVGKMKSWGFDGSLEYHDRIGLVNVTGRGTFTYANNEILRNGDALNKYPWMNSVGQKIYQKFGWEAVGLFESQEEINRSPVQFSEGNHSRLRPGDIKYRDLNGDGVIDDYDKMPIGYCDVPEITYGFGGAIEWKGFDVSIFFQGTARVSLFEEGSTIVPFTSGYKNNDGFLKGVMEDRWTVDNPNPNARYPRTIRSSDALDNNNTKKSSFWVRNAAFLRLKNAEIGYTFPKRWLEKMSIQNLRLYVSGVNLLTWAPDVHLFDPDLGSGDGRKYPPTRVFNVGLNINF